Genomic segment of Alcanivorax borkumensis SK2:
ACAAACCCCAGCCTGGAAAAGACCTCCGGCTGCTGCTCAGCAAAGTCCGCCTCCCGGGATGACACCGCCAGCGACACCGGCACTAGCAACGGCTGGCTACGCACCTTGTCTTCCGCCCAGCTCTGCTTGAGCCGTTCGTAGGTAATCCGTTCGTGGGCGGCGTGCATATCCACCACCACCATCCCTTGCTCGTTCTCCGCCAAAATAAAAATGCCGTGCAATTGCGCCACCGCATACCCTAATGGCGGTACCGTTTCATTTTCGTTGGCCGGCGGCATTACCGCCGGCGCCGACTCACCTACATGCCCACGGACCAACGCCCCATAAGCATCCGCCTGACGTGCGCCCTGGCCATAGCCGAACACGCCTCCCCCCGTGGAAGGATAAGCCTGCCCGGGAGGATGAGACAGGGAGCCCCCCGAGCCCGTCGGCGAAGTCAGCGACATATTACCCTGGCTCGGCGCCATGGCTGCATCCATCCCTGCAGCTGGCCCGCCTTCATCGGCCACTGAACCCGCCAGTTCCTGGCCGGGCCGCACCCCGGCAATGACACGGTGCAGCGAGCTATACAAGAAACCATGCACCATGCGCTGCTCGCGGAAACGCACTTCGTGCTTGGTGGGGTGAACATTCACATCCACCATGGCCGGATCCAGTTCCAGAAACAGCACATAGGCTGGATGGCGGCCATGATAAAGCACATCCGAGTAAGCCTGACGCACCGCATGGCTAACCACCTTGTCCCGGATGACCCGACCATTTACATAGAAATACTGTAGGTCCGCCTGGGACCGGGAAAAAGTGGGCAGCCCCATCCAGCCATGCAGCCGCAAACCATCACGCTCCACATCCACCGGTACCGCCTGCTCAATGAAGCCCTTGCCACACAGCTTGGCCACCCGCGCTGCCCGCAAAGTGTCATCCAACCCAGCAGGCAGCTGGTGAATCACTTTCTGGTTATGGGTAAGACGAAAAGCGGTATTGAATTCGCTCAGGGCAATGCGCCGGAACACCTCTTCGAGATGATTGAATTCCGTTTTTTCGGTGCGCAGGAAACGACGCCGCGCCGGAGTATTGAAGAACAAATCGCGCATGGTGACGGTGGTGCCACGGGGATGCCCTGCCGGCGATACTGACGGCGCCATATCACGCCCCTCCACGGTCACCTGCCAACCTTCCGGCTCCCCCTCCACATTACTGGCCAGACTCAACCGGGAGACAGAACTGATCGCCGCCAGAGCCTCACCGCGAAACCCCAACGTGCCAATGGCTTCCAGATCATCAAGCCCCCGGATTTTGCTGGTGGCATGGCGCGACAGAGCCAGCGGTAAATCATCGCGCTCGATGCCACTGCCGTTGTCGCGTACCCGCAGCAGTTTCACCCCGCCCTGCTCCACATCCACACTGATGGATTCCGAGCCAGCGTCCAGCGCATTCTCCAGCAGCTCTTTGAGCACAGACGCGGGGCGCTCAACCACTTCACCGGCGGCAATCTGGTTAGCAAGGCGGGAATCAAGCAGCTGAATTTTGGACAAAACACACCCTTTAGGAAATTATCTGACCCGCCACACCGCACCCAGCACGTTTGGAAATTAGCGTGCCAGCATGGCGCGTATTGCGTGCAAGCGGAATGTCACGAACGGGGAATTTTCAGTACCTGGCCGACCATAATGCGATCGCCATCCATGCCGTTAGCCGAACGAATCGACTGCTCAGAAACACTGTACTGCCGAGCAATTTCCGACAGTGTATCACCGGGCTGAATTCGATACTCATCGCCCTGCTCCCGTCGTTGAGCGGCATACCAGCTATTAGGTGCTGGATGGCTACGAAAATAGGCATCAATCCCTTTGACCACTGAACGAGCCAGCTTGGTCTGGTGAGCTGAAGAGCGCAAATTACGCTCTTCAGTGGGGTTGGAAATAAACCCGGTTTCCACCAGGATCGACACCATTTCCGGCTCTTTAAGCACCGCAAAACCTGCCTGCTCCACCTTGTCGCGGTTACCATGCAGCTTGGTGACTTTACCCATTTCCAACAGCACCTGCCGGCCAAGATAAAGACTGCCGGCCATAGAACCGTTCATCTGCAGATCCGCCAGCACACTGTAGAGCGAGCTGTCGTCTTTCTCTTCTTCATACACCCCGGCCACGCGGTCCGACTCGTTGGCTATTTTGGCCAGATAGCGGGCCCGAGCACTGGTGGCCCCCCGGTTGGACAGGGCAAATACCGAAGCGCCATTGGCGCGGGCATCGGTGAAAGCATCCGCGTGAATAGAAACGAACACATCCGCCCCGTGCTTTTCCCGGGCAATTTTGCGGCGCTCCACCAGCGGCACATAGTAATCGCCATCACGCACCATCACCGCCCGCATGCCGGCTTTCTCATTCACCATCGCCTCTAGCTTTTTGGCAATCTGCAGCACAATGGTTTTTTCATAGGCCCCACTGGGCCCGCGTGCACCGGGGTCTTCCCCACCATGGCCGGCATCAATGGCCACAACCATTAATCGCTGGGCTTTGGGCTCAGCCGACTTTTTCGACTTTTCCGGCGTTGGCTTACTATCGTTAGCGGTCGCAGTGGTGAGCTCTTTATCGAACAGGTCAACCACCAAGCGCCAGCCATGGGGCTCAATGGGTTTCAGCAGGTTAGTACGGGTGCGCACGGACTCGTTCATGTCCAGCACCACTCGGGTTTTATCAGTGTGTTTGCCGACCCGGATATTGGCAATCGGGCTGCTGGCGTAGTCCAGCGTTTTCACATCAAAATCCAGAGCGGCGTTCTGCAGATCCAACACAATACGATCCGGGTTGGCCAGCTTGTCGAGCTTGTGGTCCACCGGGCCGGGCAGATCGAATACGATCCGAGTGTGATCCGGAGCCCGGTGCAGGCGTACGGAATCAATCGTGGTCTGGGCAAACACCAGTGAGCTCCAGCACAAAGCCAACAGAGAAAGAAAAGCTACCGCTACAGTTTTCCGCATTGTCATAGGCGTTTAATCGCTACCCCATTCCAGGGTCGCTTTTCGTCCGTGGCCATTCACGGCCAGTGTAATGGTCAAATCCGGTGCTGGCACCACGCCTGCTCCGCGTTCCGGCCACTCCAACAGACACAGCGAGCCAGCATCGAAATACTCCCGTACGCCGATCAACTCCAGTTCTTCCGGATCCGACAGACGATACAGGTCAAAGTGATAGATATGGACGCCCCGAATCTCATAGGGTTCCACAATAGTATACGTCGGACTCTTTACCGCTCCGTTATGCCCCAGGCCACGGAGGATACCGCGAACCAGGGTGGTTTTCCCCGCCCCGAGATCGCCTTCAAGATAAACGCAGCCGCCCGCCGCCAAGCGGTGGCCCAATTCAGCCCCCAGTGCCAGCGTTGCCGCCTCATCCGCTAATGCGTAGCACTCCACACTCATTGGCGACCGACTCCTTGCGGCAATCCATAATTCAATTGTTGGCGCAGGGCCGGGAGCAAATCGGTGGCTAGCAAGCCCCTCTGACCCTGCGCTGCTGCACAACCATCGGCTGCCCGGGCGTGCACCATAGCCCCTAGCCGAGCCGCATCAAACCCACTCAGCCCCTGGGCACGCAGGGCTGCGATTACGCCAGTCAACACATCCCCCATGCCTCCAGAGGCCATACCCGGATTACCATCGCGAATCAGTGCCCGGCCCAGCCCCGCGGCCGAGTCACCCTGCACCAAGGTCCCCAACCCCTTAAGCAGCACGGTGCCACCATAGCGGGCGCAAAGGCTTTCCAGCGCGGCAAAACGATCTTGCTGAATCTCTGCGGCGGTGACGCCCAACAGGCGGCCCGCTTCGCCCGGATGCGGGGTAAGCACCCAGTCTGCAGTGCCAATATCGGGCTGGCCGGCGATCAGGTTCAATGCATCCGCATCTACCACCAACGGCTTGCCTGCCGACAGTGCCGCCGCCAGCAACTCCCGGCCCCAAGCGTCGCGGCCCAGCCCCGGCCCAATGGCGATCACCGTGGCCGCGTCCATTAACTCGATGGCCTCTTGTGCCTGATCCACCCCGCGCACCATAATTTCCGGTTGCCGAATCAGCGCCACCGCCACATGGGCCGGGCGGGTAATCAGCGTCACCTTGCCCGCGCCGCAGCGCGCCGCAGCCTGGGCACTCATAACCGGGGCGCCAGCAAAACCGTGATCGCCACCCATCACCAACACATGGCCATAATCGCCCTTGTGGCCATCCACTCGGCGGGCCGGCAGGCACTGCTGCAATAGTTCAGCAGACGGACTCACACTGTCCGGTTGCACTTGAGCATAAATATTCCGGCTCACCTGCAGGTCAAAAAAACGCAGCACACCGCAATGCAAAGGGCCTTCGCCGGTGAGTAGGCCACGCTTGAGACCTATAAAGGTACAGGTCATTTCAGCCTGCAACACCGCGCCCAGGGGCATGCCGCTATCGGCACTCAACCCAGAAGGAACGTCCAACGCCATCACGGGAATCGACAAGGCATTCAGGGCACGTAACAACATCGCCACATCATCACGCAGCGGGCCTTTGAGACCAGTACCCAGCAGGCCATCTACCAACAGATCCGCCCCATGCGGCAAGGCGTCGGCGGTGAGCGCCTGCATGGGAACGCCCGCCTCTTGGCAGCGCTGAGCCATGGTCAGGGCATCGCCCTTGAGCTGATCCGGCGCAGAGGTAAACCATATCTGCGGTTGCAGGCCAGCCTCTGCGGCCAGCCGAGCCACCACATAACCATCACCACCGTTATTGCCGCCGCCACACAATACCGCCAATGTGCTCACTTGCGGCCAGCGTTCGCATAGGGCATCGAACGCCGCTTGCCCTGCTCGCTCCATCAAGTCGGCACCCGGGGTGCCGGCAGCAATGGCTAGGCGATCCAATTCGCGGGTTTGCGCCGCGGTGTATAAAGCAGCAGGTAGCTCAGTCACCTGTTATCCTTCGCGTTATTAAGGGCGCCTCGGTATTCCCGGAGCGCTGCAACACAGTTCCCGCCATTATACGCACGAGAGCCGGCTGCCCCGAAACGTCATGGACCTGAATCAACTGAAAGAGCAAATCCAGCAATGGGGCCGCGAACTCGGCTTTCAGCAGATCGGTATTGCCGATACGGATTTGCATGCCGAAGAAGTACAGCTCAAAGCCTGGCTGGCGAAGGGCTACCAGGGGCAAATGAACTGGATGTCAGCCCACGGCAATAAACGCTTTCGGCCAGGGGAGCTGGAGCCGGGCACACTGAGGGTGATTTCTGCGCGCATGGATTACCTGCCCCCGGGCACCCAACCGGTGAAATTGCTACAGCAGAAAGACAAGGCCTATGTGTCCCGCTATGCCCTGGGCCGCGATTACCACAAGCTGATTCGCAAGCGACTGGCGATTCTAGCCGGACGCATTCGCGAAGCCGTTGCGGACAGCGAACTGGCCAGAGCCTTTGTGGACAGCGCGCCAGTAATGGAAAAACCGCTGGCGGCGAAAGCAGGGCTGGGCTGGCAGGGCAAGCATACTCTGGTGCTGAATCGGGAAGCGGGTAGCTGGTTCTTTCTAGGAGAAATCTACACCGACATTGCCTTGCCGGTAGACAGCCCGGGGGAAGACCATTGCGGCAAATGCAAAGCCTGCATCACTGTGTGCCCCACTGACGCCATTGTGGCCCCCTATGAGCTGGATGCTCGGCGCTGCATTTCCTACCTGACCATCGAGCATGAAGGCAGCATCCCTGAGGACCTGCGCAAAGGCATAGGCAACCGCATTTTCGGGTGTGACGATTGCCAACTCATGTGCCCCTGGAACCGCTTTGCCCAGCATACGGAAGAAAGTGACTTCCAACCCCGCCACGGGCTGGGAGACAGTGATCTGGTCGCACTGTTTTCATGGAGCGAAGAGGCATTTCTGGAGCGCACGGCAGGTTCGGCGATCCGCCGCGCAGGGTATCTGAAGTGGCTTCGCAATATTGCCGTGGCGCTGGGCAATGCGCCCACGACAGAGGGAATCGTACAGGCGCTGAAGGACAAACTGGATTACCCGGATGAAACGGTGCGCGAGCATGTGCGGTGGGCGCTGGAGCAGCACCAAGCAAGCTAGGATTTACCACAGAGATCACAAAGGAAAGCAATGGGTTCACTCTGTGGTCGCGATGCAGCGACGCCGATCAAGCGTCAATAAAGTGCTCGCGGTAATACACCAGTTCGGCGATGGACTCGCGAATATCATCCAGCGCCAGGTGTTTGTTCTCTTTACTGAAGCCCGGCAGGATGTCCGGCTTCCAGCGACGCGCCAATTCTTTCAGGGTGGACACATCCAAGTTGCGATAATGGAAGAAGGCTTCCAGTTTCGGCATATAGTTGGCCAGAAAACGGCGATCCTGACAGATACTATTGCCGCACATGGGCGACATACCCGCTTCCACATACTGCTCCAGAAACGCAATAGTCTGAGACTCCGCGGCCGCATCATTCACCGTGCTGGCCTTCACTCTGGCCACCAGCCCGGAGTTGTTATGGTGGGTGGTATTCCACTCGTCCATGCCATCCAGTAGCGCATCGCTTTGATGAACCGCCAACACCGGCCCTTCTGCCAACACGTTTAGCTCGGCATCAGTAACAATAGTGGCGATTTCGATGATGCGATCATTTTCCGGGCTCAGGCCGGTCATTTCCAGATCGATCCAAATCAGATTATTGCGCTTGTCGGTCATGGGCTCGGCATCTCTTTGCTACGCAGGGTGAAGGTCTGTTGATGCTTCATGGTAGCATGGCGCTATTCACATAACAGATCTCACACCCGAACACAGGACCGCAAAACCCGTGGCCAAACGCAAACTCAATCGTCGCCAGCGCTGGCGCATCGAAAAGATCCAGGCGGAAAAACGCGACCGCGCCAACCGCCGTACCGACCAGCAGGAGATTCTGGTAGCGGATGATCTAGGCGATGAGCAACACGGGGTCATCACCGCCCACTTCGGCCAACAAGTGGAAGTGGAAAGTGCTGACGGCCCTGGCGCTGAAAATAGAACAACACGCCGCTGTCATTTCCGCGCCACCCTGGAGCAGCTGGTGGTGGGTGACAAAGTGATCTGGCAACCGCCAAAAAGCGAGGGTCTGGGTGTTGTGGTGGCCATTGAGCCCCGCGACACCGTGCTCAAGCGCCCGGACATGTACGGCAACCTGAAACCGGTGGCCGCAAACGTGGAACAAATGCTGGTGGTATTCGCCCCACTGCCCACCCCCTCCAGCTCGCTGCTGGACCGTTATCTGGTGGCGGCGGAATTGTCCGGCATTGCCGCCACGCTAGTGCTCAATAAAGCCGATCTGATCGACGACACCCTACGCCCCTTTGTTGATGAACTGTCTGACATGTATCGCCACCTCGGCTACCCGGTTTTGGAAGTGTGCGCCCACCAACGTGAAGGTCTCACACCACTGCACGAAGCGTTGGCTGGCAAGACCAGCGTCTTTGTCGGGCAATCCGGGGTTGGCAAGTCCTCACTTATTAATGGCGTACTGCCAGAAGCTGACTTGCAGGTGGGTGAACTCTCCAGCAACTCCGGCCTTGGCCAGCACACAACGGTTACCGCCCGGCTAGTCCACCTGCCCACCGGTGGCCAGCTGATTGACTCCCCCGGGATTCGAGAATTTGGTCTCTGGCACATTGGTGAAGACGACTTGCTACACGGCTACCGGGAACTGTCCGAACTGGCAGGCTACTGTAAATTCCGTAATTGCTCACATCGCAACGAACCGGGTTGCGCCCTGATCCTCGCGGCGCAGAACGGGGATATCGACGAAGAACGGCTGGCCAACTTCTACCAGATTTCTGACACCTTGAACGAGGATGGCCGCGAGCGGTACTCAACCGACAGTTGATCGCGGCCCACTCAGCCCCCACGGTATAAGAAAGACCCCGGATAATGGATAATGAAGGCATTGCCGATACGAAGGCGCACGCCTTCGTCAATAATCATCAACTGCTCACTGCCAACTGATCGCCTATGCTGCCACTGCTGCTCGAACCCACCGAACTCGCCAACCGTCTTGACGACGGCAACCTGCTCATTCTCGATTTGAGCAAACAACCCGTTTACGTTCAGGCCCATGTTCCCGGCGCTATTCATCTGGATTTCAAGCGATTGCAGAGCGGCGCCCAGCCGGCACCGGGGATGATCCCTTCCGATGATGCGCTGAGCGATCTTTTTTCTGAGCTGGGCCTGACCTCGGACACCCATGTGATCGCCTATGACGATGAAGGTGGCGGTTGGGCTGGGCGCCTACTGTGGACCCTGGATGCCATCGGCCACAAGCACTACAGCTACCTGAACGGCGGCATCCACGCCTGGCTAGCGGACGGCCACGCCACCAGTAGCGAAGCCCACGAGCCCAGCCCCAGCGATTACCAGGTGGGCGCCCATGATCCGCTCACCGAAGTGGATCTGAACTACCTGCTTGCTCACTATCAGGATGAGGATGTGGTGATCTGGGATTCCCGCTCCCTGGACGAATTCGACGGCGTGCGCGCCTTCGCTAAAAAAGCCGGGCACATTCCCGGAGCTCGCCACCACGAATGGACCGAGCCCATGGACAAGCAGAACAACCTGCGCTTGCGCCCACTGGACGACATCCGTGCTGAACTGGCGGCTCTGGGCATCAGCGGCGACAAGGAAGTGATCACCCATTGCCAAACCCACCATCGATCCAGCTTTTCTTGGCTGGTGGGCAAATTGCTAGGCTTTGAACGCATGCGTGGCTACGCCGGCTCCTGGGCGGAATGGGGCAACCACCCGGACACCCCTGCAGAAAAAAGTGCCTAAACCCATCGTTGACGGCGGAGCCCCCTAGCGGCAATTTCCGCCTTCTGAAAAATGCTAAAGGACGTCACTCTTGAGCTTACGCGACAAACTGTTCGTTACCCTTCAATACCTTATTCCCCAACATGCTTTGTCTCGACTGGTGGGGATATTGGCCCGCAGCGAAGTACCGTGGATCAAGACCACCTTCATCAACATGTTCATGAAACGGTTCGGTATTGATCTATCGGAAGCGCAAATTGAAGACGCGGACCAATTCCCCACCTTCAATGCCTTTTTCACCCGAGCCCTGAAGGCCGATGCCCGCCCCCTAGAGGCAAGCGAGAGCAACGATATCGCCAGCCCTGCGGACGGTGCCGTGAGCCAACTGGGTGCTATTCGCGCCAATCAAGTCTTCCAAGCCAAAGGTCACGACTACTCGTTGTATGACTTGCTCGGCGGCGACAGTGCGCTAGCCAGTGAATTTACCAACGGCCAGTTCGCCACCGTCTATCTCTCTCCCCGTGACTACCACCGGGTGCATATGCCTTTTACTGGCACCCTACGTGAAACTCGCTATGTACCCGGCGACCTGTTTTCGGTGAACGAAGCCACCGCCAACGGCGTACCCAACCTGTTTGCTCGTAACGAACGACTGGTATGTATCTTCGATACCGAACAGGGCCCCATGGCGGTGATTCTGGTCGGCGCCATGATCGTGGCCGGCATCGAGACGGTCTTCAGCGGTCAGGTCACACCGCTACCCAAACAAGTGGTCACCACCGACTACCTGCGTAGCAAACCCATCGCGCTGGAAAAAGGGGAAGAGCTAGGCCGTTTCCTGCTGGGCTCCACCGTGGTCATGCTGTTCCCGGAAGGCAAAGCCAAATTTGCACCAAACCTGA
This window contains:
- the rsgA gene encoding small ribosomal subunit biogenesis GTPase RsgA — its product is MAKRKLNRRQRWRIEKIQAEKRDRANRRTDQQEILVADDLGDEQHGVITAHFGQQVEVESADGPGAENRTTRRCHFRATLEQLVVGDKVIWQPPKSEGLGVVVAIEPRDTVLKRPDMYGNLKPVAANVEQMLVVFAPLPTPSSSLLDRYLVAAELSGIAATLVLNKADLIDDTLRPFVDELSDMYRHLGYPVLEVCAHQREGLTPLHEALAGKTSVFVGQSGVGKSSLINGVLPEADLQVGELSSNSGLGQHTTVTARLVHLPTGGQLIDSPGIREFGLWHIGEDDLLHGYRELSELAGYCKFRNCSHRNEPGCALILAAQNGDIDEERLANFYQISDTLNEDGRERYSTDS
- a CDS encoding bifunctional ADP-dependent NAD(P)H-hydrate dehydratase/NAD(P)H-hydrate epimerase — translated: MTELPAALYTAAQTRELDRLAIAAGTPGADLMERAGQAAFDALCERWPQVSTLAVLCGGGNNGGDGYVVARLAAEAGLQPQIWFTSAPDQLKGDALTMAQRCQEAGVPMQALTADALPHGADLLVDGLLGTGLKGPLRDDVAMLLRALNALSIPVMALDVPSGLSADSGMPLGAVLQAEMTCTFIGLKRGLLTGEGPLHCGVLRFFDLQVSRNIYAQVQPDSVSPSAELLQQCLPARRVDGHKGDYGHVLVMGGDHGFAGAPVMSAQAAARCGAGKVTLITRPAHVAVALIRQPEIMVRGVDQAQEAIELMDAATVIAIGPGLGRDAWGRELLAAALSAGKPLVVDADALNLIAGQPDIGTADWVLTPHPGEAGRLLGVTAAEIQQDRFAALESLCARYGGTVLLKGLGTLVQGDSAAGLGRALIRDGNPGMASGGMGDVLTGVIAALRAQGLSGFDAARLGAMVHARAADGCAAAQGQRGLLATDLLPALRQQLNYGLPQGVGRQ
- the tsaE gene encoding tRNA (adenosine(37)-N6)-threonylcarbamoyltransferase complex ATPase subunit type 1 TsaE, with the protein product MSVECYALADEAATLALGAELGHRLAAGGCVYLEGDLGAGKTTLVRGILRGLGHNGAVKSPTYTIVEPYEIRGVHIYHFDLYRLSDPEELELIGVREYFDAGSLCLLEWPERGAGVVPAPDLTITLAVNGHGRKATLEWGSD
- a CDS encoding N-acetylmuramoyl-L-alanine amidase produces the protein MTMRKTVAVAFLSLLALCWSSLVFAQTTIDSVRLHRAPDHTRIVFDLPGPVDHKLDKLANPDRIVLDLQNAALDFDVKTLDYASSPIANIRVGKHTDKTRVVLDMNESVRTRTNLLKPIEPHGWRLVVDLFDKELTTATANDSKPTPEKSKKSAEPKAQRLMVVAIDAGHGGEDPGARGPSGAYEKTIVLQIAKKLEAMVNEKAGMRAVMVRDGDYYVPLVERRKIAREKHGADVFVSIHADAFTDARANGASVFALSNRGATSARARYLAKIANESDRVAGVYEEEKDDSSLYSVLADLQMNGSMAGSLYLGRQVLLEMGKVTKLHGNRDKVEQAGFAVLKEPEMVSILVETGFISNPTEERNLRSSAHQTKLARSVVKGIDAYFRSHPAPNSWYAAQRREQGDEYRIQPGDTLSEIARQYSVSEQSIRSANGMDGDRIMVGQVLKIPRS
- a CDS encoding sulfurtransferase; this encodes MLPLLLEPTELANRLDDGNLLILDLSKQPVYVQAHVPGAIHLDFKRLQSGAQPAPGMIPSDDALSDLFSELGLTSDTHVIAYDDEGGGWAGRLLWTLDAIGHKHYSYLNGGIHAWLADGHATSSEAHEPSPSDYQVGAHDPLTEVDLNYLLAHYQDEDVVIWDSRSLDEFDGVRAFAKKAGHIPGARHHEWTEPMDKQNNLRLRPLDDIRAELAALGISGDKEVITHCQTHHRSSFSWLVGKLLGFERMRGYAGSWAEWGNHPDTPAEKSA
- the orn gene encoding oligoribonuclease; its protein translation is MTDKRNNLIWIDLEMTGLSPENDRIIEIATIVTDAELNVLAEGPVLAVHQSDALLDGMDEWNTTHHNNSGLVARVKASTVNDAAAESQTIAFLEQYVEAGMSPMCGNSICQDRRFLANYMPKLEAFFHYRNLDVSTLKELARRWKPDILPGFSKENKHLALDDIRESIAELVYYREHFIDA
- the mutL gene encoding DNA mismatch repair endonuclease MutL yields the protein MSKIQLLDSRLANQIAAGEVVERPASVLKELLENALDAGSESISVDVEQGGVKLLRVRDNGSGIERDDLPLALSRHATSKIRGLDDLEAIGTLGFRGEALAAISSVSRLSLASNVEGEPEGWQVTVEGRDMAPSVSPAGHPRGTTVTMRDLFFNTPARRRFLRTEKTEFNHLEEVFRRIALSEFNTAFRLTHNQKVIHQLPAGLDDTLRAARVAKLCGKGFIEQAVPVDVERDGLRLHGWMGLPTFSRSQADLQYFYVNGRVIRDKVVSHAVRQAYSDVLYHGRHPAYVLFLELDPAMVDVNVHPTKHEVRFREQRMVHGFLYSSLHRVIAGVRPGQELAGSVADEGGPAAGMDAAMAPSQGNMSLTSPTGSGGSLSHPPGQAYPSTGGGVFGYGQGARQADAYGALVRGHVGESAPAVMPPANENETVPPLGYAVAQLHGIFILAENEQGMVVVDMHAAHERITYERLKQSWAEDKVRSQPLLVPVSLAVSSREADFAEQQPEVFSRLGFVVQRAGPETLVVREVPALLRNGDSESMVRDVLSDLLAEGSSERIAQKLDELLSTMACHGSVRANRRLTIAEMNALLRDMEATERSGQCNHGRPTWTQMSIKDLDRLFMRGQ
- the queG gene encoding tRNA epoxyqueuosine(34) reductase QueG, translated to MDLNQLKEQIQQWGRELGFQQIGIADTDLHAEEVQLKAWLAKGYQGQMNWMSAHGNKRFRPGELEPGTLRVISARMDYLPPGTQPVKLLQQKDKAYVSRYALGRDYHKLIRKRLAILAGRIREAVADSELARAFVDSAPVMEKPLAAKAGLGWQGKHTLVLNREAGSWFFLGEIYTDIALPVDSPGEDHCGKCKACITVCPTDAIVAPYELDARRCISYLTIEHEGSIPEDLRKGIGNRIFGCDDCQLMCPWNRFAQHTEESDFQPRHGLGDSDLVALFSWSEEAFLERTAGSAIRRAGYLKWLRNIAVALGNAPTTEGIVQALKDKLDYPDETVREHVRWALEQHQAS
- the asd gene encoding archaetidylserine decarboxylase (Phosphatidylserine decarboxylase is synthesized as a single chain precursor. Generation of the pyruvoyl active site from a Ser is coupled to cleavage of a Gly-Ser bond between the larger (beta) and smaller (alpha chains). It is an integral membrane protein.); the encoded protein is MSLRDKLFVTLQYLIPQHALSRLVGILARSEVPWIKTTFINMFMKRFGIDLSEAQIEDADQFPTFNAFFTRALKADARPLEASESNDIASPADGAVSQLGAIRANQVFQAKGHDYSLYDLLGGDSALASEFTNGQFATVYLSPRDYHRVHMPFTGTLRETRYVPGDLFSVNEATANGVPNLFARNERLVCIFDTEQGPMAVILVGAMIVAGIETVFSGQVTPLPKQVVTTDYLRSKPIALEKGEELGRFLLGSTVVMLFPEGKAKFAPNLKPGSQVRVRGKLGAYTNENKH